In Nostoc sphaeroides, the genomic window GCACACAATAGTTTCCCAGGATAGCATTTCTCATGAAAGCATTTGTAGCAGGGGCAACGGGTGAAACAGGTCGCCGGATTGTGCAAGAGTTGATAGCGCGGAATATTCCCGTCCGCGCTTTGGTGCGGGATATAGAGAAAGCTAGGGGTATTCTCTCTCCTGAAGCCGAATTAGTTGTAGGCGACGTATTACAACCAGAAAGTTTAACTGCTGCGTTGGGAGATAGCACAGTTCTGTTAGTTGCAACTGGTGCAAAACCTAGTTTTGACCCCACTGGCCCCTATAAAGTAGATTTTGAAGGGACTAAAAATTTAGTAGAAGCTGCTAAGGCAAAGGGAATTGAGCATTTTGTCTTAGTTTCTTCTTTATGTACTTCCCAGTTATTCCATCCACTGAACTTGTTTTGGCTGATTTTAGTGTGGAAAAAACAAGCTGAAGAGTACATCCAGAAAAGTGGTCTTACCTATACGATTGTGCGGCCTGGTGGGTTGAAGAATGAAGATAACTCCGATGCGATCGTGATGCAGAGTGCTGATACACTGTTTGACGGTAGTATACCCAGGCAAAAAGTCGCCCAAGTTGCTGTTGAGGCGTTGTTTGAAGCAGATGCACGCAATAAAATTGTCGAGATTGTTGCCAAACCGGAAGCTACTTCCAAAACTTTTGGGGAATTATTTGCTAACGTCGCGTAATCAACCAGTGGGGAGTTAGGGGTTAAAACTCTTATAGCGTGTCTTGCTTGGATAAAAAACGCGCTTTGGGCACAGCAATGCTCATAGGT contains:
- a CDS encoding NAD(P)H-binding protein, translated to MKAFVAGATGETGRRIVQELIARNIPVRALVRDIEKARGILSPEAELVVGDVLQPESLTAALGDSTVLLVATGAKPSFDPTGPYKVDFEGTKNLVEAAKAKGIEHFVLVSSLCTSQLFHPLNLFWLILVWKKQAEEYIQKSGLTYTIVRPGGLKNEDNSDAIVMQSADTLFDGSIPRQKVAQVAVEALFEADARNKIVEIVAKPEATSKTFGELFANVA